From the genome of Ziziphus jujuba cultivar Dongzao chromosome 6, ASM3175591v1, one region includes:
- the LOC107431119 gene encoding serine/threonine-protein kinase AtPK2/AtPK19 → MVSSQLSGLTETQTCKPFQSQLLFPLSPTDAVVSDNLELDFSDVFGPVPVQAPVEVNFGDSALSVSVEDANELVYDDPVVIHNRSHSLVGPSSFVSQSLKLSKLTIQETDDPEEMAICAEMDTIVKLDDGAYEESLEDIDAVSMKIQSVGIEDFEVLKVVGQGAFAKVFQVRKKGTSEIYAMKVMRKDKIMEKNHAGYMKAERDILTKIDHPFIVQLRYSFQTKYRLYLVLDFVNGGHLFFQLYHHGLFREDLARIYAAEIVSAVSHLHASGIMHRDLKPENILLDADGHAMLTDFGLAKRFEENTRSNSMCGTVEYMSPEIVLGKGHDKAADWWSVGVLLFEMLTGKPPFTGNREKIQQKIVKDKIKLPAYLSSEAHSLLKGLLQKDATKRLGSGKMGSEEIKRHKWFKPINWKKLEARQIQPSFRPEVAGKQCVANFEKHWTDMPVVDSPVASPNAFGNNPFTGFSYVRPPASFLQMDGSIS, encoded by the exons ATGGTGTCCTCTCAGCTTTCTGGTTTGACTGAGACCCAAACGTGTAAACCATTTCAGTCCCAACTGCTTTTTCCTCTGAGCCCAACAGATGCTGTAGTTTCAGATAATCTTGAGCTAGATTTCTCTGATGTATTTGGTCCTGTACCAGTTCAGGCCCCTGTAGAAGTGAATTTTGGTGATTCAGCACTTTCTGTCTCTGTTGAAGATGCAAATGAGCTCGTTTATGACGATCCTGTAGTAATTCACAACCGTTCACATTCTTTGGTTGGCCCCTCATCTTTTGTAAGCCAATCCTTGAAGCTCAGCAAGCTCACCATACAAGAGACAGATGATCCAGAGGAAATGGCAATCTGTGCTGAAATGGATACCATTGTAAAACTTGATGATGGTGCCTATGAGGAATCTCTTGAAGACATTGATGCAGTTTCCATGAAAATCCAATCTGTAGGCATTGAGGATTTTGAGGTTTTGAAGGTTGTTGGACAGGGTGCATTTGCAAAAGTATTTCAGGTGAGGAAAAAGGGGACGTCAGAAATTTATGCAATGAAGGTCATGCGGAAGGACAAGATAATGGAGAAGAATCATGCTGGATACATGAAAGCTGAGAGGGATATTTTAACTAAAATAGATCACCCCTTCATTGTCCAGCTTAGATACTCATTCCAG ACCAAATATAGACTCTATCTTGTGCTGGATTTTGTTAATGGGGGTCACCTTTTTTTTCAGCTCTACCACCATGGTCTTTTTAG AGAGGATCTAGCACGTATATATGCAGCTGAGATTGTTTCAGCAGTTTCCCACCTTCATGCAAGTGGCATAATGCATAGAGACCTTAAACCTGAAAATATCTTATTGGATGCAGATGGCCac GCCATGTTGACTGATTTTGGTCTCGCGAAGCGATTTGAAGAGAATACGAGATCCAATTCCATGTGTGGAACTGTTGAATACATGTCACCTGAGATAGTTCTTGGAAAGGGCCATGATAAGGCTGCAGACTGGTGGAGTGTGGGAGTCCTATTGTTTGAGATGCTTACTGGAAAG CCTCCTTTTACTGGAAACCGGGAGAAAATTCAGCAGAAGATAGTAAAGGATAAGATAAAGTTGCCAGCATATTTGTCAAGTGAAGCACATTCTCTGCTGAAAGGG CTTCTTCAAAAAGATGCAACTAAACGCCTAGGCTCTGGAAAAATGGGAAGTGAGGAAATCAAGCGCCACAAATGGTTCAAGCCAATCAATTGGAAGAAATTGGAGGCTCGGCAAATCCAACCAAGTTTCCGTCCTGAAGTCGCCGGGAAACAGTGTGTTGCTAACTTTGAGAAGCACTGGACTGACATGCCTGTGGTTGATTCTCCTGTTGCTAGCCCAAATGCTTTTGGAAACAACCCCTTCACCGGATTTTCTTATGTGAGGCCTCCAGCCTCTTTTCTTCAGATGGATGGCTCCATCTCctag
- the LOC107431120 gene encoding serine/threonine-protein kinase STN8, chloroplastic produces the protein MAYLPSPSAFTIKHNPRFICTRPLRPNSLHNLCFFTNRLKNHPAKCHAFFGNIPDALEETIPLDQFPLLRSGYMQFQNFTEDLSEAQKWGFLVFAGFTWIYLTARPGVLIGAIDAYLLAPLQLGFNSLTGKTSLKRSDFVVGNKLGEGSFGVVYSGAIVPKNLIVEDKVQKGRRGKSMELDKKLKDKVILKKVKVGIQGAEECADFEEWFNYRLSRAAPETCAEFLGSFIADKTSSQFTKGGKWLVWKYEGDQSLADYMKDRNFPFNLESVMFGQVLQGVDTVKRNALIIKQVMRQIITSLKKIHDTGIVHRDVKPANLVVTKRGQIKLIDFGAATDLRIGKNYVPNRGLLDPDYCPPELYVMPEETPSPPPEPIAALLSPILWQLNSPDLFDMYSAGIVLLQMAVPTLRSTAGLKNFNSELKAFKYDLNKWREYTRRIPDLTILDLDSGRGWDLATKLISERGFLRRGRLSADAALRHPYFLLGGDQAAAVLSKFSFSRD, from the exons ATGGCTTATCTTCCATCTCCAAGTGCATTCACTATTAAACATAATCCAAGATTCATATGCACTCGTCCTTTGAGACCCAATTCTCTTCACAATCTCTGTTTCTTCACAAACCGTCTCAAGAATCACCCAGCAAAGTGCCATGCATTCTTTGGAAACATTCCTGATGCTTTGGAGGAAACTATTCCCTTGGACCAGTTCCCACTTTTACGATCTGGGTATATGCAATTTCAAAACTTCACTGAGGATTTATCAGAGGCTCAGAAATGGGGATTTCTGGTTTTTGCTGGTTTTACATGGATATACCTGACAGCTAGGCCTGGTGTTCTTATCGGTGCCATTGATGCATACCTTCTTGCTCCTCTTCAACTGGGTTTCAACAGTCTAACTGGAAAGACAAGCTTGAAGAGAAGTGATTTTGTAGTGGGTAATAAATTGGGTGAAGGATCTTTCGGTGTTGTTTATTCTGGTGCCATTGTTCCAAAGAATCTGATTGTTGAAGATAAGGTGCAGAAGGGACGAAGAGGCAAATCAATGGAGTTAGACAAAAAGTTGAAGGATAAGGTCATTCTTAAAAAG GTGAAGGTTGGAATTCAAGGGGCTGAGGAATGTGCTGATTTTGAGGAGTGGTTTAATTATAGGCTATCAAGAGCAGCTCCTGAAACATGTGCTGAGTTCCTTGGGAGTTTTATTGCTGACAAAACCAGTTCACAGTTTACAAAGGGTGGAAAATGGCTTGTCTGGAAGTATGAG GGAGATCAAAGTCTTGCAGATTACATGAAAGATCGAAACTTCCCATTCAACTTGGAGTCTGTCATGTTTGGACAAGTATTACAAGGAGTAGATACTGTAAAACGGAATGCATTGATCATCAAACAAGTAATGCGTCAAATTATTACTTCGCTAAAGAAAATCCATGACACAGGAATTGTTCATCGTGATGTAAAACCAGCCAACTTAGTGGTTACAAAACGTGGACAGATTAAGCTTATTGATTTTGGTGCAGCCACAGACCTGAGGATAGGCAAGAACTATGTGCCAAACCGTGGCTTGCTTGATCCTGACTATTGCCCCCCTGAATTATATGTTATGCCAGAGGAAACACCAAGTCCTCCTCCAGAGCCAATTGCTGCCTTACTTTCTCCTATACTTTGGCAG CTTAACAGTCCTGATCTGTTTGATATGTATTCTGCTGGAATTGTACTCTTACAAATGGCAGTTCCAACTTTAAGGTCTACAGCAGGTCTAAAGAATTTCAATTCAGAACTAAAAGCATTTAAATACGACTTAAATAAATGGAGGGAGTATACTCGGCGAATCCCTGATTTAACAATTCTTGACCTCGACTCGGGTAGGGGGTGGGATTTAGCAACAAAGCTAATCTCAGAAAGAGGTTTCCTTAGAAGAGGGCGTTTATCAGCTGATGCTGCTTTAAGACATCCTTATTTCTTGTTAGGTGGTGACCAGGCAGCTGCAGTTCTTTCAAAATTCAGCTTTAGCAGAGACTGA
- the LOC107431103 gene encoding receptor-like protein 33, with protein MGVIPESICNASYLVVLDLSNNMLNGRMPPCMLVLGTLWVNLRRNNFSGSIPDAFPVTCNLQTLDLNGNLLTESIGDWPVIQIVSVASNNFSGELPGKCLTKWHEMMDVESPFGNTSFELDAQSPTGAGFSYEDAVTIINKGLEMELAKIPKGFTSIDFSSNNFHGKIPKELGLLRALIVLNLSNNAVSGHIPSSFGNLQQLESLDLSRNHLNGEIPVSLSNLNFLQYSTYHKINFLGGSPRPEMPHEARHSNCGSRIKWDLIATEVGFVVGFGSVIGPLVFSRRWRKRYFDCAEDIAFSVLPQPVLKKWLSWKMGSSKIKRQRNGCW; from the exons ATGGGAGTTATACCTGAATCGATATGCAATGCGAGTTACCTAGTAGTTCTTGATCTGTCCAACAACATGTTAAATGGCAGAATGCCACCGTGTATGCTTGTACTGGGTACTCTTTGGGTCAATCTTCGGAGGAACAATTTCAGCGGGTCAATTCCTGATGCATTTCCTGTCACTTGTAATTTGCAGACCTTGGATCTTAATGGAAACTTACTAACCG AGAGCATTGGTGATTGGCCAGTGATCCAAATTGTGAGCGTAGCTTCTAACAACTTTAGTGGTGAACTACCAGGAAAATGCTTAACAAAATGGCATGAAATGATGGATGTTGAATCACCATTTGGTAACACAAGTTTTGAGTTGGATGCACAATCTCCGACAGGAGCAGGGTTTAGTTATGAAGATGCAGTGACAATTATCAACAAAGGTCTAGAGATGGAGTTGGCAAAGATACCCAAGGGATTCACCTCCATTGACTTCTCAAGCAACAACTTCCATGGTAAAATACCAAAGGAACTGGGACTGCTTAGAGCTCTCATAGTACTTAATTTGTCCAATAATGCTGTTAGCGGTCACATCCCATCATCTTTTGGCAACTTGCAGCAACTTGAGTCATTAGACCTCTCAAGGAACCACTTGAATGGGGAAATTCCAGTGTCACTTTCAAACTTGAACTTTCTTCAGTACTCGACCTAtcataaaataaactttttggGAGGATCCCCAAGG CCCGAAATGCCACATGAAGCTAGACATTCAAACTGTGGCAGTAGGATTAAGTGGGATCTGATAGCTACTGAAGTTGGATTTGTTGTTGGGTTTGGAAGTGTGATAGGACCACTTGTGTTTTCCAGAAGATGGAGGAAACGCTATTTTGATTGTGCCGAGGACATAGCGTTTAGTGTCTTACCTCAACCAGTTCTGAAAAAATGGCTGTCATGGAAGATGGGGAGCTCGAAAATAAAGAGGCAGAGGAATGGGTGTTGGTAG
- the LOC107431092 gene encoding receptor-like protein 33 produces MIDLSLNQLSGQLVEFPNALSPVLHTVDLGSNGLQGPIPMSIFKLTRLKHLSLSFNNFIGTIQLLDIFQNLPSLDSLDLSYNNLSVNASNGNSNFSSLPNSLDDLRLASCKLGIFPDIIKNQQEIFSYLDLSNNQIHGEIPNWIWKVMDGDGVLNLSRNHLVGMQEPYSFSYIHTLDLSFNQLHGKIPVPIVSVYPPYIDLSSNYFTSSIPSNIGDALYDTHYFSISNNGLTGVIPESLCRYGYIELIDLSNNSLNGRIPSCMFSKSRTRGLNLRSNSFSGPIPDTFPAICLLETLDLNGNFLTGTIPKSLANCRALEVLNLGNNEIFDTFPLFLKNILTLRVLVLRSNNFYGRIACGDNTGNWPVIQIVNVASNNFSGVLPSKCLTKWHAMMGIKDEVHSPEIYNSSEIGFSSPSYYYFKYEDGVTVTNKRLEMEFKKIPRAFTYIDFSSNNFHGGIPKELGQLSYLIVLNLSNNALSDHIPSSFGEMQQLESLDLSRNRLNGEIPTSLSNLNFLAVLDLSHNHLVGRIPMGTQIQTFSGDCFQGNEGLCGPPLTLNCPGDVTDMPPEPAHEARHSNYGSGIKWNLISAEVGFIAGFGGVIGPLVFSKRWRKYYYDGIEDVAFSILPRLVLEKWLSWKFGVRK; encoded by the coding sequence ATGATTGACCTTTCATTGAATCAGCTTAGCGGTCAGCTTGTTGAATTTCCAAATGCACTTTCCCCAGTGTTGCATACCGTTGATTTGGGTAGCAATGGTCTACAGGGTCCTATTCCCATGTCAATCTTCAAACTCACAAGACTTAAACATCTGTCACTCTCTTTCAACAACTTCATTGGTACCATACAACTACTTGATATTTTCCAAAATCTTCCCTCTCTTGATTCTCTTGACCTTTCCTACAACAATCTATCAGTCAATGCAAGTAATGGTAATTCtaatttctcttctcttccCAATTCCCTTGACGACTTAAGACTTGCTTCTTGCAAACTTGGAATATTTCCTGACATAATTAAGAATCAGCAAGAGATATTCTCATATTTGGACCTATCAAACAACCAAATTCATGGGGAGATACCTAATTGGATTTGGAAAGTTATGGACGGTGATGGCGTACTGAATCTTTCACGTAATCACCTGGTAGGCATGCAAGAACCTTATTCTTTTTCCTATATTCATACCCTTGATCTTAGTTTTAACCAGCTCCACGGGAAGATCCCTGTCCCCATTGTATCAGTCTATCCCCCTTACATAGATTTGTCTAGCAATTATTTTACATCTTCCATTCCATCTAACATCGGTGATGCGCTTTATGATACTCATTATTTCTCCATCTCAAACAATGGCCTTACAGGAGTTATACCTGAATCGCTATGCAGATATGGTTACATAGAACTTATTGATTTGTCGAACAACAGTTTGAATGGCAGAATACCAAGCTGTATGTTTTCAAAGAGTCGTACTCGTGGTCTCAATCTTCGAAGTAACAGCTTCAGCGGTCCAATCCCTGATACATTTCCTGCCATTTGTTTATTAGAGACCCTAGATCTTAATGGGAATTTTCTGACCGGTACCATTCCAAAATCTCTGGCCAATTGTAGAGCTTTGGAGGTTTTAAACCTCGGAAACAATGAAATATTTGACACCTTTCCATTGTTTCTGAAAAATATACTCACCTTGCGTGTCCTTGTTTTGCGCTCAAACAACTTTTATGGGCGCATTGCATGTGGAGACAACACTGGTAATTGGCCAGTTATTCAAATTGTAAATGTTGCTTCGAACAATTTTAGTGGTGTGTTACCAAGCAAATGCTTAACAAAATGGCATGCAATGATGGGCATCAAAGATGAAGTGCACTCACCAGAAATATACAACAGTTCTGAGATTGGTTTCTCAAGTCCAAGCTATTATTACTTTAAGTATGAAGATGGAGTGACAGTTACCAACAAACGTCTAGAAATGGAGTTCAAAAAGATACCCAGAGCATTCACTTACATTGATTTTTCAAGCAACAATTTCCATGGCGGAATACCAAAAGAACTGGGTCAACTCAGTTATCTCATAGTTCTCAACTTGTCCAATAATGCTCTCAGCGATCATATCCCATCATCTTTTGGAGAAATGCAGCAACTCGAGTCTTTAGACCTCTCAAGGAATCGTCTGAATGGAGAAATCCCCACGTCACTTTCAAACTTAAATTTCCTTGCTGTCTTGGATCTATCACATAATCATCTAGTTGGGAGGATTCCCATGGGTACTCAAATTCAGACATTTTCAGGTGATTGTTTCCAAGGTAATGAAGGATTATGCGGCCCTCCTTTGACACTAAACTGCCCGGGTGATGTGACTGATATGCCACCAGAACCAGCACATGAAGCCAGACATTCAAATTATGGAAGTGGAATTAAATGGAATCTCATATCTGCAGAAGTTGGATTTATTGCTGGGTTTGGAGGTGTGATTGGACCACTTGTGTTTTCCAAAAGATGGAGGAAATATTATTACGATGGGATTGAGGACGTTGCATTTAGTATCTTACCTCGGCTAGTTCTGGAAAAATGGTTGTCATGGAAGTTCGGAGTTCGAAAATAA
- the LOC132804257 gene encoding receptor-like protein 53: MGYCFSFEDEISHKSSPFPTSSSVKFSNLASFSIVDCNLNGTFPKQIFQVPTLKTFDISYNELLDGSFPEFPPDSDLQSLVLYSTNFRGSLPASIGNLGQLSRLDLGNFHFSGPLPKSFSKLTQLVYLDLSSNSFTGPLPSFHLFKNLTDLRLSHNGFTGPIPLAHWESFLNLVNVDLKNNSLNGNISSSMFAIT; the protein is encoded by the coding sequence ATGGGATATTGTTTTTCCTTTGAAGATGAGATTTCTCATAAGTCTTCTCCGTTTCCTACATCTTCATCTGTGAAGTTCTCAAATTTGGCTTCTTTTTCTATAGTTGATTGCAACTTGAATGGAACATTTCCTAAACAGATCTTCCAGGTACCAACACTAAAGACTTTTGACATATCCTACAATGAATTACTTGACGGTTCTTTCCCAGAATTTCCCCCAGATAGTGATCTGCAAAGTCTGGTGCTTTACTCCACAAATTTCAGAGGGAGTTTACCTGCTTCTATTGGCAATCTTGGGCAGTTATCAAGATTAGATCTTGGCAATTTTCATTTCAGTGGACCACTTCCAAAGTCATTTTCAAAGCTCACCCAACTTGTTTATCTTGATTTGTCATCCAACAGCTTCACTGGTCCACTCCCATCTTTCCATTTGTTCAAGAACTTGACCGATTTGCGCCTTTCTCATAATGGCTTCACAGGTCCAATTCCGTTGGCTCACTGGGAAAGTTTCTTGAACCTTGTCAATGTTGATTTGAAGAATAATTCTCTGAATGGAAATATTTCTTCATCTATGTTTGCCATCACTTAA